One Paracoccus sp. TOH DNA segment encodes these proteins:
- a CDS encoding DMT family transporter: MTPPEPSPGALPQILAPAGDPGRTTQLRGILLLLLAIFLFTLMDATGKHLSTLYHPVQVVWARFVTNLAIVAVILAPRLRSALATRRPGVQFFRGVTQLGSILLFFSALQFIGLAEATAIMDINPVLITLGAAIFLGESIGIRRILGILAALCGALIIIRPGAGVFHPAALLALVAAFTYAAGAILTRIARSDSTATSVLWSALVGSVLSSLAVPFFWQPVAAGDLWAFLLLGSLGTVAQALLIRAFALAEAAAIAPFGYTGLIWAGIWGWLIWGTLPDLWTFVGALIIVAAGLYVWMREARAMNRAA; the protein is encoded by the coding sequence ATGACACCGCCCGAACCCAGCCCCGGCGCCTTGCCGCAGATCCTCGCCCCCGCGGGCGATCCGGGCCGCACCACGCAACTGCGCGGCATCCTGCTGCTGCTCTTGGCGATCTTCCTGTTCACGCTGATGGACGCGACCGGCAAGCATCTCTCGACGCTCTACCACCCGGTGCAGGTGGTCTGGGCCCGCTTCGTCACCAATCTGGCCATCGTCGCGGTCATTCTCGCGCCGCGGCTGCGCAGCGCGCTCGCCACCCGGCGGCCGGGGGTGCAGTTCTTCCGCGGCGTCACGCAGCTCGGCTCGATCCTGCTGTTCTTCAGCGCGCTGCAATTCATCGGACTGGCCGAGGCCACCGCGATCATGGACATCAACCCGGTGCTGATCACGCTGGGCGCCGCGATCTTCCTGGGCGAATCCATCGGCATTCGCCGCATTCTCGGCATCCTCGCCGCGCTTTGCGGCGCGCTGATCATCATCCGCCCCGGCGCCGGCGTCTTCCATCCGGCGGCGCTGCTGGCGCTGGTCGCGGCCTTCACCTATGCCGCCGGCGCGATCCTGACCCGCATCGCCCGCAGCGATTCCACCGCCACCTCGGTGCTGTGGTCGGCGCTGGTCGGCTCGGTGCTGTCCTCGCTGGCGGTGCCGTTCTTCTGGCAGCCCGTCGCCGCCGGCGATCTCTGGGCCTTCCTGCTGCTTGGCAGCCTTGGCACGGTGGCGCAGGCGCTGCTGATCCGGGCCTTCGCCCTGGCCGAGGCCGCCGCCATCGCCCCCTTCGGCTATACCGGGCTGATCTGGGCCGGGATCTGGGGCTGGCTCATCTGGGGCACCCTGCCCGACCTCTGGACCTTTGTCGGCGCGTTGATCATCGTGGCGGCGGGACTATATGTCTGGATGCGCGAGGCCCGCGCGATGAACCGGGCCGCCTGA
- a CDS encoding DUF2155 domain-containing protein encodes MTDLLARTCLCLLLAATAFATPVRAQEEEPPAEDQHLMVDPAFSDDPDAVVPAEPSAAERQRAAEAARGPETARGNGAQLRGLDKITGRTEDFNLAIGQTAEFGRLEVSLAECRYPAADPSSDAYAELTIIDRRANARLFSGWMIASSPALSALDDSRYDVWVLSCSSA; translated from the coding sequence ATGACCGATCTTCTGGCCCGGACCTGCCTGTGCCTGCTGCTGGCCGCCACCGCCTTCGCCACTCCCGTACGCGCGCAGGAGGAGGAACCGCCGGCCGAGGACCAGCATCTGATGGTCGACCCGGCCTTCAGCGACGATCCCGACGCGGTGGTCCCGGCCGAGCCCTCGGCCGCCGAGCGCCAGCGCGCCGCCGAGGCCGCCCGTGGCCCGGAAACCGCGCGCGGCAATGGCGCGCAGCTGCGCGGGCTCGACAAGATCACCGGCCGCACCGAGGATTTCAACCTGGCGATCGGCCAGACAGCCGAGTTCGGCCGGCTCGAGGTCAGCCTGGCCGAATGCCGCTATCCGGCCGCCGATCCCAGTTCGGACGCCTATGCCGAGCTGACGATCATCGACCGGCGCGCCAATGCGCGGCTGTTTTCCGGCTGGATGATCGCCTCGTCCCCGGCGCTTTCGGCGCTGGATGATTCCCGCTATGACGTCTGGGTTCTGTCCTGCAGCAGCGCCTGA
- the aat gene encoding leucyl/phenylalanyl-tRNA--protein transferase, translated as MSSGLTAERMLAAYAQGVFPMAQSATDPQLYWFDPALRGILPVGGVHISRSMRRFLRHCDWRASIDRDFTGTVLGCADREETWINKPLFALYRELHRLDHAHSLEVYAGDELIGGMFGLTLGGAFFAESMFSRRSNASKAAMIWMSAHLARCGFTLWDTQYPNPHLASMGGLTIPKVEYRHRLAAALRVRADIRAHRLPSPQALLQDRTQTS; from the coding sequence ATGAGCAGCGGCTTGACGGCCGAACGGATGCTGGCCGCCTATGCGCAGGGCGTGTTTCCGATGGCGCAATCCGCCACCGATCCGCAGCTCTACTGGTTCGACCCGGCGCTGCGCGGCATCCTGCCGGTGGGCGGGGTGCATATCTCGCGCTCGATGCGGCGCTTCCTGCGGCATTGCGACTGGCGGGCCAGCATCGACCGCGATTTCACCGGCACCGTACTGGGCTGCGCCGACCGCGAGGAGACCTGGATCAACAAGCCGCTTTTCGCGCTTTACCGCGAGCTGCACCGCCTGGACCATGCCCATTCGCTCGAGGTCTATGCCGGCGATGAACTGATCGGCGGCATGTTCGGCCTGACCCTGGGCGGGGCTTTCTTCGCCGAAAGCATGTTCTCGCGGCGCAGCAATGCCTCGAAGGCGGCGATGATCTGGATGTCGGCGCATCTGGCGCGCTGCGGTTTCACGCTGTGGGACACGCAATATCCCAACCCGCACCTGGCCTCGATGGGCGGGCTGACCATTCCCAAGGTGGAATACCGCCACCGGCTTGCCGCGGCGCTGCGGGTCCGGGCCGATATCCGGGCGCATCGCCTGCCCAGCCCTCAGGCGCTGCTGCAGGACAGAACCCAGACGTCATAG
- a CDS encoding lysophospholipid acyltransferase family protein, translating into MSETDTPEPVALRDRIANGAFLAIMGLARLLPYRRRIPAMGWLFAHALGPLAGWRSRIRVNLARARPDLTEAQVRYLLRAVPANAGRSLAEIYSGTEFTDRIHASDPLTGPGLPALEQAAQAGRPVILAVAHFGNYDAMRAALSGRGWPVGALYRPMNNEAFNRHYIPAMRAIAEPMFPRGRAGLAAMLRFLKGGGWMALGFDQFDDHGTELRFFGLPTKTVLTPAELALRYDALILPIAGVRQPDGLSFRVEVGEPVAHSDAATMMQALNDDLERLVRAHMEQWFWVHRRWKRRR; encoded by the coding sequence ATGAGCGAGACCGACACACCCGAGCCGGTGGCCCTGCGCGACCGCATCGCCAACGGCGCCTTCCTTGCCATCATGGGCCTGGCGCGGCTGCTGCCCTATCGGCGGCGCATCCCGGCGATGGGCTGGCTCTTTGCCCATGCGTTGGGACCGCTGGCCGGCTGGCGCAGCCGCATCCGCGTCAACCTGGCCAGGGCCCGGCCCGACCTGACAGAAGCTCAGGTGCGCTACCTGCTTCGCGCCGTGCCCGCCAATGCCGGCCGGTCGCTGGCCGAGATCTATTCCGGCACCGAGTTCACCGACCGCATCCACGCCTCGGACCCGCTGACCGGCCCCGGCCTGCCGGCGCTGGAACAGGCGGCGCAGGCCGGCCGCCCGGTGATCCTGGCGGTGGCGCATTTCGGCAATTACGACGCCATGCGCGCCGCGCTTTCGGGGCGCGGCTGGCCGGTCGGCGCGCTCTACCGGCCGATGAACAACGAAGCCTTCAACCGCCATTACATCCCCGCCATGCGCGCCATCGCCGAGCCGATGTTCCCGCGCGGCCGCGCCGGGCTGGCCGCCATGCTGCGCTTTCTGAAGGGCGGCGGCTGGATGGCGCTGGGCTTCGACCAGTTCGACGACCACGGCACCGAGCTGCGCTTTTTCGGCCTGCCGACCAAAACGGTGCTGACCCCGGCCGAGCTGGCGCTGCGCTATGACGCGCTGATCCTGCCCATCGCCGGGGTGCGCCAGCCCGACGGGCTGAGCTTTCGCGTCGAGGTCGGCGAGCCGGTCGCGCACAGCGATGCGGCGACCATGATGCAGGCGCTGAACGACGACCTGGAACGCCTGGTGCGCGCCCATATGGAGCAATGGTTCTGGGTCCACCGGCGCTGGAAACGCCGGCGCTAG
- the accC gene encoding acetyl-CoA carboxylase biotin carboxylase subunit — MFDKILIANRGEIALRVIRACREMGIASVAVHSTADADAMHVRMADESVCIGPPPSTDSYLSMPAIISACEITGAQAIHPGYGFLSENAGFVQMVEDHGITFIGPSAEHIRIMGDKITAKETAKSLGIPVVPGSEGGVPDVAAAKRVAAEIGYPVIIKATAGGGGRGMKVALDEAALENAFRTARAESKAAFGNDEVYIEKYLQRPRHIEIQVFGDGRGKAVHLGERDCSLQRRHQKVLEEAPGPVITPEQRARIGGICANAMAKLGYRGAGTIEFLFEDGEFYFIEMNTRLQVEHPVTEAIFGVDLVRQQILVASGEDMEFRQEDLEIRGHAIEVRINAERLPNFIPSPGTISQYHAPGGLGVRMDSAIYDGYRIPPYYDSLIGKLIVHGRDRPEALARLNRALGELIVDGVDTTVPLFRALIENPDIQSGDYSIHWLERWLAEMAAA; from the coding sequence ATGTTCGACAAGATCCTGATCGCCAATCGCGGCGAGATCGCGCTGCGCGTCATCCGCGCCTGCCGCGAGATGGGCATCGCCTCGGTCGCGGTGCATTCCACCGCCGATGCCGATGCCATGCATGTGCGCATGGCCGACGAATCCGTCTGCATCGGCCCGCCGCCCTCGACCGACAGCTACCTGTCCATGCCCGCCATCATCTCGGCCTGCGAGATCACCGGCGCCCAAGCCATCCATCCCGGCTACGGCTTCCTGTCGGAAAACGCCGGCTTCGTGCAGATGGTCGAGGATCACGGCATCACCTTCATCGGCCCGTCGGCGGAACATATCCGCATCATGGGCGACAAGATCACCGCCAAGGAAACCGCGAAATCGCTGGGCATCCCGGTGGTGCCCGGCTCGGAGGGCGGGGTGCCGGACGTGGCGGCCGCCAAGCGCGTCGCGGCCGAGATCGGCTATCCGGTCATCATCAAGGCGACCGCCGGCGGCGGCGGGCGCGGCATGAAGGTGGCGCTGGACGAGGCGGCACTGGAAAACGCCTTCCGCACCGCCCGGGCCGAGTCGAAGGCCGCCTTCGGCAATGACGAGGTCTATATCGAGAAATATCTGCAGCGCCCGCGCCATATCGAGATCCAGGTCTTCGGCGACGGCCGCGGCAAGGCCGTGCACCTGGGCGAACGCGACTGCTCGCTGCAGCGCCGCCACCAGAAGGTGCTGGAGGAAGCCCCGGGTCCGGTCATCACGCCCGAGCAGCGCGCCCGCATCGGCGGCATCTGCGCCAATGCCATGGCGAAGCTCGGCTATCGCGGCGCCGGCACCATCGAGTTCCTGTTCGAGGACGGCGAGTTCTACTTCATCGAAATGAACACCCGCCTGCAGGTCGAACATCCGGTGACCGAGGCGATCTTCGGCGTCGACCTGGTCCGCCAGCAGATCCTGGTCGCCTCGGGCGAGGACATGGAGTTCCGTCAGGAGGATCTCGAGATCCGCGGCCATGCCATCGAGGTGCGGATCAATGCCGAGCGGCTGCCGAACTTCATTCCCTCGCCCGGCACCATCTCGCAATATCACGCGCCGGGCGGCCTGGGCGTGCGGATGGACAGCGCCATCTATGACGGCTATCGTATCCCGCCCTATTACGACAGCCTGATCGGCAAGCTGATCGTGCATGGCCGCGACCGGCCCGAGGCGCTGGCCCGGCTGAACCGTGCGCTTGGCGAGCTGATCGTGGACGGGGTGGACACCACCGTGCCGCTGTTCCGCGCCCTGATCGAGAATCCCGACATCCAGAGCGGCGACTATTCGATCCACTGGCTGGAGCGCTGGCTGGCCGAGATGGCCGCCGCCTGA
- the mlaD gene encoding outer membrane lipid asymmetry maintenance protein MlaD — protein sequence MNSAAERAELWVGAAVLAVAAGFLAWSTSGSPLTARLGGGYELRAAFPNVDGIEVGTEVRVAGVRVGRVAAVELNPQTYYAEARLRLPPEIRLPSDSAALIQSDGLLGGAYIELQPGGAPDDLQPGDEIEDVQGAVSLISLMMKFVDSQSSEDGT from the coding sequence ATGAACAGCGCCGCGGAACGGGCCGAGCTTTGGGTTGGCGCGGCCGTTCTGGCCGTCGCTGCCGGCTTTCTGGCCTGGTCCACCTCCGGCAGCCCGCTGACCGCCCGGCTGGGCGGCGGCTATGAGTTGCGGGCGGCCTTTCCGAATGTCGACGGCATCGAGGTCGGCACCGAGGTCAGGGTCGCGGGCGTGCGCGTCGGCCGCGTCGCGGCGGTCGAGCTGAACCCGCAGACCTATTACGCCGAGGCCCGGCTGCGGCTGCCGCCCGAAATCCGCCTGCCCAGCGACAGCGCCGCGCTGATCCAGTCGGACGGGCTGCTGGGCGGCGCCTATATCGAGCTGCAGCCCGGCGGCGCGCCCGACGACCTGCAGCCCGGCGACGAGATCGAGGACGTGCAGGGCGCCGTCAGCCTGATCTCGCTGATGATGAAATTCGTGGATTCGCAAAGCTCGGAGGATGGAACATGA
- a CDS encoding nucleobase:cation symporter-2 family protein, with protein sequence MARSATSAVEPVDEILPPLRMATLGLQHVLVMYAGAVAVPLIVGRALKLSPEDVAFLISADLFCCGIATIIQSLGVTRWFGIQLPVMMGVTFASVGPMVAMANAYPGPDGARMIFGAIIGAGIVAMLIAPFVGRMLKFFPPLVTGTIILVIGVTLMRVGINWIFGNPVGPTAPKLVDPVAAGWLNQLKELAGTGAVPALPEGFAPAPSVQNPLYAQPINIAISGVVLVAILLIARLGRGFVANIAVLLGMLIGAALTIVLGQMTFDKVAEAHWFGIVAPFHFGMPIFDPVLIVTMVLVMIVVMIESTGMFLALGEMTGREITPRRLSAGLRTDGLGTLIGGIFNTFPYTSFSQNVGLVGVTGIKSRFICVAGGLILILFGLVPKMGAAVESLPTPVLGGAGLVMFGMVAATGIRILSTVDFAGNRNNLFVVAVALGFGMIPLIAPDFKQWLPHAIHPLIESGILLATIAAVALNAFFNGTGGSADDAKRAASMADH encoded by the coding sequence ATGGCAAGGTCTGCAACATCCGCGGTGGAGCCGGTCGACGAGATCCTGCCGCCGCTGCGCATGGCGACGCTGGGCCTGCAGCATGTGCTGGTCATGTATGCCGGCGCCGTGGCGGTGCCGCTGATCGTCGGCCGGGCGCTGAAGCTGTCGCCCGAGGATGTGGCATTCCTGATTTCGGCCGATCTGTTCTGCTGCGGCATCGCGACCATCATCCAGTCGCTGGGGGTGACGCGCTGGTTCGGCATCCAGCTGCCGGTGATGATGGGGGTGACCTTCGCCTCGGTCGGGCCGATGGTGGCGATGGCCAATGCCTATCCGGGGCCGGACGGCGCGCGGATGATCTTCGGCGCCATCATCGGCGCCGGCATCGTCGCCATGCTGATCGCGCCCTTCGTCGGCCGGATGCTGAAATTCTTCCCGCCGCTGGTGACCGGCACCATCATCCTGGTGATCGGCGTCACGCTGATGCGGGTGGGGATCAACTGGATCTTCGGCAACCCGGTCGGGCCGACCGCGCCCAAGCTGGTGGACCCGGTGGCGGCGGGCTGGCTGAACCAGTTGAAGGAGCTGGCCGGAACCGGCGCCGTGCCGGCGCTGCCCGAGGGCTTCGCCCCGGCGCCCAGCGTGCAGAACCCGCTTTACGCCCAGCCCATCAACATCGCCATCTCGGGCGTGGTTCTGGTGGCGATCCTGCTGATCGCGCGGCTTGGCCGCGGCTTCGTCGCCAATATTGCCGTGCTGCTGGGGATGCTGATCGGCGCGGCGCTGACCATCGTGCTGGGCCAGATGACCTTCGACAAGGTGGCCGAGGCGCATTGGTTCGGCATCGTCGCGCCCTTCCATTTCGGCATGCCGATCTTTGACCCGGTGCTGATCGTGACCATGGTGCTGGTGATGATCGTGGTGATGATCGAATCGACCGGCATGTTCCTGGCGCTCGGCGAGATGACGGGGCGCGAGATCACGCCCCGGCGGCTCAGCGCCGGGCTGCGCACCGACGGCCTCGGCACGCTGATCGGCGGCATCTTCAACACCTTCCCCTATACCTCGTTCAGCCAGAATGTCGGCCTGGTCGGCGTCACCGGCATCAAGAGCCGGTTCATCTGCGTCGCCGGCGGGCTGATCCTGATCCTGTTCGGGCTGGTGCCCAAAATGGGCGCGGCGGTGGAATCGCTGCCGACCCCGGTGCTGGGCGGCGCCGGCCTGGTGATGTTCGGCATGGTCGCCGCGACCGGCATCCGCATCCTCTCGACGGTGGATTTCGCCGGCAACCGCAACAACCTGTTCGTGGTGGCGGTGGCGCTTGGCTTCGGGATGATCCCGCTGATCGCGCCCGACTTCAAGCAATGGCTGCCGCATGCCATCCACCCGCTGATCGAATCGGGCATCCTGCTGGCCACCATCGCGGCGGTGGCGCTGAATGCTTTCTTCAACGGCACCGGCGGCAGCGCCGACGACGCCAAGCGCGCCGCCAGCATGGCCGATCATTGA
- the accB gene encoding acetyl-CoA carboxylase biotin carboxyl carrier protein produces MSDDSKQAGHEKRHHEGDVAFIQALAELLNRNELTELTVKREYDENDRLTVSLSKQNKQIIQTVAAPAAPQAPAATASAAPAAPAPSAAGNEDPASLPGVVTSPMVGTAYLAPEPGAAAFVAVGQQVKEGETLMIVEAMKTMNHIPAPRSGTVKRILVDDGSPVEFGAPLMVVE; encoded by the coding sequence ATGAGCGACGATTCCAAACAAGCTGGTCACGAAAAGCGTCATCACGAAGGCGACGTCGCCTTCATCCAGGCCCTTGCCGAGCTGCTCAACCGCAACGAACTGACCGAACTGACCGTCAAGCGCGAATATGACGAGAACGACCGCCTGACCGTCAGCCTGTCGAAACAGAACAAGCAGATCATCCAGACCGTGGCCGCCCCGGCCGCGCCGCAAGCCCCGGCGGCTACCGCCTCCGCCGCCCCGGCCGCCCCTGCCCCGTCCGCGGCCGGCAACGAGGATCCGGCCAGCCTGCCCGGCGTCGTGACCTCGCCCATGGTCGGCACCGCCTATCTGGCGCCCGAGCCCGGCGCGGCGGCCTTCGTCGCCGTCGGCCAGCAGGTCAAGGAAGGCGAGACGCTGATGATCGTCGAGGCGATGAAGACCATGAACCACATCCCCGCGCCGCGTTCCGGCACGGTCAAGCGCATCCTCGTCGACGACGGCAGCCCGGTCGAGTTCGGCGCCCCCCTGATGGTCGTCGAGTGA
- a CDS encoding HlyC/CorC family transporter, whose product MAFWLTGAAILVLLGLSAFFSGSETALTASSRSKLRARADKGDEGAQRALAVTEDSESLIGSILLGNNVVNILAASLATALFTRLLGSSGVAAATLVMTALVLIFSEVLPKTYAILAPEDLASRVARPIGVSTRILAPVVTVVRLVVRGILALFGVRADQSGHVFSVQEEIAGALAIAQSSGTVQKEERDRLMGALDLGDRSVEEIMLHRSRIEMIDADLATEEVLDRVLKSPHTRLPVYRGERENVIGVIHAKDLLRGVRKALQETDPEALRNFDVLSTAMPPYFVPDTTSLDEQMREFLKRHTHFALVVDEYGSLRGLITLEDILEEIVGEITDEHDTDAAQSLVPNPQGDYLVDGAMTIRDLNRALDWSLPDDEANTVAGLVIHMAQSIPAPGQVFSFQGYRFEVVARRENRVTRLRIRPLAEAPSTGESAADQ is encoded by the coding sequence ATGGCCTTCTGGCTGACCGGCGCCGCCATCCTGGTGTTGCTGGGGCTTTCCGCCTTCTTCTCTGGTTCCGAGACCGCGTTGACCGCCTCGAGCCGCAGCAAGCTGCGGGCACGGGCCGACAAGGGCGACGAGGGCGCGCAAAGGGCGCTGGCGGTGACCGAGGACAGCGAAAGCCTGATCGGCTCGATCCTGCTGGGCAACAATGTGGTCAACATCCTGGCCGCCAGCCTGGCCACCGCGCTGTTCACCCGGTTGCTGGGCTCCAGCGGCGTGGCGGCGGCCACGCTGGTGATGACGGCGCTGGTGCTGATCTTCTCCGAGGTGCTGCCCAAGACCTATGCCATCCTTGCGCCCGAGGATCTGGCCAGTCGCGTCGCCCGCCCGATCGGCGTCAGCACCCGCATCCTGGCCCCGGTGGTGACGGTGGTGCGGTTGGTGGTGCGCGGCATCCTGGCGCTGTTCGGGGTGCGCGCCGACCAATCCGGCCATGTCTTCTCGGTGCAGGAGGAGATCGCCGGCGCCCTGGCCATCGCCCAGTCCAGCGGCACCGTGCAGAAGGAGGAGCGCGACCGGCTGATGGGCGCGCTGGACCTGGGCGACCGCTCGGTCGAGGAGATCATGCTGCACCGCTCGCGGATCGAGATGATCGACGCCGACCTTGCCACCGAGGAGGTGCTGGACCGGGTGCTGAAAAGCCCGCACACCCGCCTGCCGGTCTATCGCGGCGAGCGCGAGAACGTCATCGGAGTGATCCACGCCAAGGATCTGCTGCGCGGGGTGCGCAAGGCGCTGCAGGAAACCGACCCCGAGGCGCTGCGCAATTTCGACGTGCTCAGCACTGCCATGCCGCCCTATTTCGTGCCCGACACCACGTCCCTGGACGAGCAGATGCGCGAATTCCTGAAACGGCACACGCATTTCGCGCTGGTGGTGGACGAATACGGCAGCCTGCGCGGGCTGATCACGCTCGAGGACATCCTGGAGGAGATCGTCGGCGAGATCACCGACGAACACGACACGGACGCCGCGCAATCGCTGGTGCCCAACCCGCAGGGCGATTACCTGGTCGACGGCGCCATGACCATCCGCGACCTGAACCGGGCGCTGGACTGGTCGCTGCCGGACGACGAGGCCAATACCGTCGCCGGGCTGGTGATCCACATGGCCCAGTCGATCCCCGCGCCGGGCCAGGTGTTCTCGTTCCAAGGCTATCGTTTCGAGGTGGTGGCGCGGCGCGAGAACCGCGTCACCCGCCTGCGCATCCGCCCCCTGGCCGAGGCGCCGTCAACCGGCGAGTCCGCCGCCGATCAATGA
- the tkt gene encoding transketolase → MDIAARRKADPAHWRLATAIRALSMDAVEAAQSGHPGMPMGMADVATVLFRNHLKFDAAAPNWFDRDRFVLSAGHGSMLIYSLLYLTGYEQMSLDQIRNFRQWGAITAGHPEYGHAEGVETTTGPLGQGIATAVGFAIAEEAMRAQFGADLCSHKTWVIAGDGCLMEGISQEAIGLAGHQKLKNLIVLWDNNDITIDGRVSLSDSTDQLKRFEASGWRTLSCDGHDPADIERALSDAASAQDDRPVLVACKTIIGYGAPKKQDSSGAHGSPLGAEEIAAARAAFGWEHGPFVIPEDILADWRAIGARGREAREAWATRVDAAQNRDEFARRISGGVSDRLAPTIAALKEQALAAKPKLATRKASEMVLEVINPELPETLGGSADLTGSNNTKTKDLGAFTPENRTGRYVYYGIREHGMAAAMNGIWLHGGLRPYGGTFMCFTDYARGAMRLSALMGLPVTYVMTHDSIGLGEDGPTHQPVEHLAICRATPNTLTLRPCDLVETAEAWEIALSSESTPMVMALSRQNLPTLRETAGENLTARGAYVLREASATPRVILMASGSEVEIAVAARETLEAEGVPTRVVSVPSMELFRDQDAEYRRQVLPAGTVRVAIEAAVRQPWDWLLLGERGREEASGFIGMTGFGASAPAPTLYKEFGITAEAAAAEARRLLG, encoded by the coding sequence ATGGACATCGCCGCCCGCCGCAAGGCCGATCCCGCCCACTGGCGCCTCGCCACCGCCATCCGCGCCCTTTCCATGGACGCCGTCGAGGCGGCGCAGTCCGGCCATCCCGGCATGCCGATGGGCATGGCCGACGTCGCCACGGTCCTGTTCCGCAACCACCTGAAATTCGACGCCGCCGCGCCGAACTGGTTCGACCGCGACCGCTTCGTGCTGTCCGCCGGTCACGGCTCGATGCTGATCTATTCGCTGCTCTACCTGACCGGCTACGAACAGATGTCGCTCGATCAGATCCGCAACTTCCGGCAATGGGGCGCCATCACCGCCGGCCATCCCGAATACGGCCATGCCGAGGGGGTCGAGACCACCACCGGCCCGCTGGGCCAGGGCATCGCCACCGCCGTCGGCTTCGCCATCGCCGAGGAGGCGATGCGCGCCCAGTTCGGCGCCGACCTGTGCAGCCACAAGACCTGGGTCATCGCCGGCGACGGTTGCCTGATGGAGGGCATCAGCCAGGAGGCGATCGGCCTGGCCGGCCACCAGAAGCTGAAGAACCTGATCGTCCTTTGGGACAACAACGACATCACCATCGACGGCCGGGTGTCGCTGTCGGATTCGACCGACCAGCTGAAACGCTTCGAGGCCTCGGGCTGGCGCACGCTGTCCTGCGACGGCCACGACCCGGCCGATATCGAGCGCGCGCTTTCCGACGCCGCCAGCGCCCAGGACGACCGCCCGGTGCTGGTCGCCTGCAAGACCATCATCGGCTACGGCGCGCCGAAGAAGCAGGACAGTTCCGGCGCCCATGGCTCGCCGCTGGGGGCCGAGGAGATCGCCGCCGCCCGCGCCGCCTTCGGCTGGGAACACGGACCCTTCGTGATCCCCGAGGACATCCTGGCCGACTGGCGCGCCATCGGCGCCCGCGGCCGCGAGGCGCGCGAAGCCTGGGCCACCCGCGTCGATGCGGCCCAGAACCGCGACGAATTCGCCCGCCGCATTTCGGGCGGCGTCAGCGACCGGCTGGCGCCCACCATCGCCGCGCTCAAGGAACAAGCGCTGGCCGCCAAGCCCAAACTCGCGACCCGCAAGGCCAGCGAAATGGTGCTGGAGGTCATCAACCCCGAACTGCCCGAAACCCTCGGCGGCTCGGCCGACCTGACCGGCTCGAACAACACTAAGACCAAGGATCTGGGCGCCTTCACGCCGGAGAACCGCACCGGCCGCTATGTCTATTACGGCATCCGCGAACATGGCATGGCGGCGGCGATGAACGGCATCTGGCTGCATGGCGGCCTGCGCCCCTATGGCGGCACCTTCATGTGCTTCACCGATTATGCCCGCGGCGCCATGCGGCTTTCGGCGCTGATGGGCCTGCCGGTGACCTATGTCATGACCCATGACAGCATCGGCCTGGGCGAGGACGGCCCGACCCACCAGCCGGTCGAACACCTGGCGATCTGCCGCGCCACGCCCAACACCCTGACCCTGCGCCCCTGCGACCTGGTCGAGACCGCCGAGGCCTGGGAAATCGCGTTGTCGAGCGAATCCACCCCGATGGTCATGGCCCTGTCGCGCCAGAACCTGCCGACGCTGCGCGAAACCGCGGGCGAGAACCTGACCGCCCGCGGTGCCTATGTGCTGCGCGAAGCCAGCGCCACGCCCCGGGTGATCCTGATGGCCTCGGGCTCCGAGGTCGAGATCGCCGTCGCCGCGCGCGAGACGCTCGAGGCCGAGGGCGTGCCGACCCGCGTGGTCTCGGTGCCGTCGATGGAGCTTTTCCGTGACCAGGACGCGGAATACCGCCGGCAGGTCCTGCCCGCCGGCACGGTGCGCGTCGCCATCGAGGCGGCGGTGCGCCAGCCCTGGGACTGGCTGCTGCTGGGCGAACGCGGCCGCGAGGAAGCCTCCGGCTTCATCGGCATGACCGGCTTCGGCGCCTCGGCCCCGGCCCCGACGCTTTACAAGGAATTCGGCATCACCGCCGAGGCGGCCGCCGCCGAGGCCCGCCGCCTGCTCGGCTAA